One genomic segment of Impatiens glandulifera chromosome 6, dImpGla2.1, whole genome shotgun sequence includes these proteins:
- the LOC124942043 gene encoding LEAF RUST 10 DISEASE-RESISTANCE LOCUS RECEPTOR-LIKE PROTEIN KINASE-like 1.1, protein MGIAIFYIRRKKRCFSQIITCGPSFIEGIEKTGTYYGVQIFSYSELEKATGHFDSNKQLGDGGYGSVYKGKLRDGRVVAVKILYENNYKRLEYFINEVEILARLHHQNLVTLYGCTSFKSRELLLVYEYIPNGTLADHLHGERVIKPGSLSWNTRLNIAIETANALAYLHASDVIHRDVKTTNILIDNNFQVKVADFGLSRLFPLDVTHVSTAPQGTPGYVDPEYHECYHLTDKSDVYSFGVVLVELISSKSAVDITRNRQEINLSMMAINKIQNHLLHELVDLDLGFESDFEVRKMITGVAELAFRCLQSGRDMRPTMKEVVEALKGIQSDGYNLKKADELDILVDNNVHWLISKSTTPNSSL, encoded by the exons ATGGGCATTGCGATCTTCTATATTCGACGAAAGAAACGATGTTTTTCTCAAATTATTACATGTGGTCCGTCTTTTATCGAGGGCATTGAGAAAACGGGTACATATTATGGCGTTCAAATTTTCAGCTATAGTGAACTCGAGAAGGCCACGGGCCATTTTGATTCCAACAAACAACTCGGAGATGGAGGCTATGGTTCTGTCTATAAAG GAAAACTTCGTGATGGGCGTGTAGTTGCGGTGAAAATATTATACGAAAATAACTACAAGAGGCTCGAGTATTTCATAAATGAGGTTGAGATCCTAGCGCGTTTGCACCACCAAAACTTAGTCACCCTTTATGGGTGCACTTCTTTCAAGAGCCGAGAGCTCTTGCTTGTTTACGAGTACATACCAAATGGAACACTCGCGGACCATCTCCATGGCGAAAGAGTGATCAAACCCGGTTCACTTTCTTGGAACACACGGTTGAACATAGCAATCGAAACCGCCAATGCCCTAGCCTACCTTCACGCTTCCGATGTAATCCATCGCGATGTAAAGACAACCAACATTCTCATCGACAATAACTTTCAAGTTAAAGTGGCTGATTTTGGGCTCTCACGTTTATTTCCACTTGATGTCACTCATGTCTCAACTGCTCCTCAGGGTACTCCGGGGTACGTGGACCCGGAGTACCACGAATGCTATCATCTAACGGACAAGAGCGACGTTTATAGCTTTGGAGTGGTACTTGTCGAGTTGATATCATCGAAGTCAGCTGTTGACATAACAAGGAATCGACAAGAGATCAATTTGTCAATGATGGCGATCAACAAAATTCAGAACCACTTGTTGCATGAACTTGTGGATCTAGATTTGGGATTCGAGTCGGATTTCGAAGTAAGGAAAATGATAACCGGGGTAGCTGAATTGGCATTTCGGTGCCTTCAAAGTGGAAGGGACATGAGACCTACAATGAAAGAAGTGGTGGAGGCTCTTAAAGGGATTCAAAGTGACGGATACAATTTGAAGAAAGCCGATGAGCTTGACATTTTGGTTGATAATAATGTTCATTGGCTTATAAGCAAATCGACGACACCAAATTCAAGTTTATGA
- the LOC124942044 gene encoding LEAF RUST 10 DISEASE-RESISTANCE LOCUS RECEPTOR-LIKE PROTEIN KINASE-like 1.2, with product MNIQIFTPLNSLLQSIFIVFFVVVVVRGRSSNTSFDVCEQFEPKNCGKGPNINYPFWILNSNNSHCGNPKFAVTCDEQNHTIIDLSGEEYIIKDVFYSNNSFLIANSKVYNDLFTYNYTCPIPLHNFTLNDTPFEYSPSTFDIFFFYNCTQNPIDPAYNIPCENNNNSSLHSFVVYHEEKLLHNNFSIESCESLVNAPIEAADISVLLNMNFTDVLRNGFVLQWNDSLCSRCVRSGGDCRYNSTGEFICSCSGQSHSETCPENGKSLIYKSRLFKFKFIYLNIS from the coding sequence ATGAATATCCAAATTTTCACCCCCTTAAACTCTCTACTTCAATCGATTTTTATAGTCTTCTTCGTGGTTGTAGTTGTTCGAGGAAGATCCTCCAACACGAGTTTCGATGTTTGCGAGCAATTCGAGCCGAAAAACTGTGGAAAAGGTCCTAATATCAATTACccattttggattcttaattcTAACAATTCCCATTGTGGAAATCCCAAGTTTGCAGTCACTTGCGACGAGCAAAACCACACGATTATCGATCTCTCAGGGGAGGAATATATAATCAAGGATGTTTTCTATTCCAATAATTCATTTCTTATTGCCAATTCTAAAGTCTATAATGATCTTTTTACTTATAATTACACATGTCCAATTCCTCTTCATAACTTTACCCTTAATGATACTCCCTTTGAATATAGCCCTTCTACTTTTGacatctttttcttctataattgCACACAAAATCCAATTGATCCTGCCTACAACATTCCTTGTGAAAACAATAATAACAGTTCACTCCACTCTTTTGTGGTTTATCATGAGGAGAAATTGCtacataataatttttctattgAGTCTTGTGAATCGTTGGTTAATGCTCCGATTGAAGCTGCGGATATAAGTGTGTTGCTGAATATGAATTTCACCGATGTTTTGAGGAATGGTTTTGTTTTACAATGGAACGATAGTTTATGCAGTCGATGTGTTAGAAGCGGCGGCGATTGTAGGTATAATAGTACCGGAGAATTCATATGTTCTTGCTCGGGTCAATCCCATTCCGAGACATGTCCAGAAAATGGTAAAAGTTTGATATATAAAagtagattatttaaatttaagttcatttatttaaatatttcttaa